A portion of the Candidatus Nitrosotenuis aquarius genome contains these proteins:
- a CDS encoding TIGR00269 family protein, with protein MKCDRCQNTAAYSRKYSGESLCSECFSNSILRKTARTISKYNMIQNGELVCVAVSGGKDSLALLHVLSKMAKNHNFRIHAVTIDEGIPGYRDEALDIVRDFCVRLGVEHTIYPYKDLFGLTLDESLKQNEDDRLSSCSICGTFRRRAMDHAAMQIGADIIATGHNLDDTLQTFVINTLSGDTNKIGWMDPDTSNNTLRKIKPFCEIYESEIVFYAFTNNLPFQTEPCPHTNEGIRTEIREFLNKLENSHSGIKNNMYRSVLKISQTMKDANHKEKIKCANCGAECTGKVCSVCKMIVDLRD; from the coding sequence ATGAAATGCGACAGATGTCAAAACACCGCAGCCTATTCTAGGAAATATTCCGGTGAGAGCCTATGTTCTGAATGCTTTTCAAATTCCATATTGCGCAAAACTGCAAGGACCATTTCAAAATACAACATGATCCAAAACGGTGAATTGGTTTGTGTGGCAGTCTCTGGAGGAAAAGACTCACTTGCATTGTTACACGTATTATCAAAGATGGCAAAAAATCACAATTTCAGAATTCACGCAGTGACAATAGATGAGGGGATTCCCGGATATCGCGATGAAGCATTGGACATAGTAAGGGATTTTTGTGTAAGGCTTGGAGTAGAACACACCATATATCCATACAAGGACTTGTTTGGTTTAACATTGGATGAATCTCTAAAACAAAACGAAGATGACAGATTGTCATCGTGCTCCATTTGTGGCACATTTAGAAGGCGTGCAATGGATCATGCAGCAATGCAAATTGGGGCAGACATTATTGCGACAGGTCACAACCTAGATGACACACTACAGACATTTGTCATAAACACGTTATCTGGAGACACCAACAAAATTGGTTGGATGGATCCAGACACCTCCAATAACACCCTGCGAAAGATAAAGCCGTTTTGCGAAATTTACGAGTCAGAAATCGTCTTTTATGCATTCACAAATAATTTGCCATTCCAGACTGAACCATGTCCCCACACGAATGAAGGAATTCGGACAGAGATTCGCGAGTTTTTGAACAAATTAGAAAACAGCCATTCAGGAATAAAGAATAACATGTACCGATCTGTTCTAAAAATATCACAAACCATGAAGGATGCCAACCATAAAGAAAAGATCAAGTGTGCAAATTGCGGCGCAGAGTGCACAGGCAAGGTTTGTTCTGTGTGTAAGATGATTGTAGATCTGCGTGACTAA
- a CDS encoding acylphosphatase, producing MAKQRVHLFIKGKVQGVFFRQAMKVTAKKNHATGWVRNLKDGRVEAIIEGEDLDVSNVVEWCHAGPANARVEDVEIRNEKFKGEFAKFEVLY from the coding sequence ATGGCAAAACAGCGTGTTCATCTTTTCATAAAGGGCAAAGTGCAGGGCGTTTTTTTTCGCCAGGCAATGAAGGTGACTGCAAAAAAGAATCACGCAACAGGCTGGGTTAGAAACCTAAAGGACGGCCGAGTCGAGGCAATAATCGAAGGCGAAGATCTTGATGTCAGTAATGTGGTGGAGTGGTGCCACGCAGGCCCTGCAAATGCACGAGTAGAAGACGTAGAAATACGAAATGAAAAATTCAAAGGTGAGTTTGCCAAGTTTGAAGTATTGTACTAG
- a CDS encoding 50S ribosomal protein L2, producing MGKRPLVRRRGRGGMQFRAAATSKISPAKYPYFDLAEDHTGTVVDLVHESGRDTPLARVRFENGSISMIPAVLGTSIGSTIKFGLNADLKQGNVISIQNIPDGTVVCNVEKHFGDGGAIAKSAGGSATVFSHGTDGVIIKLPSGAFTTLNPKNRAMIGVLAGGGAGDRPFLNAGNKWRRYRSKGHKYPIVRGVAQAAYVHPHGGGRHQHMGGGGTVARDAPPGAKVGSIAARKTGRSRVKERA from the coding sequence ATGGGTAAGCGACCATTAGTTAGAAGACGTGGCCGGGGAGGCATGCAATTCAGAGCAGCCGCAACTAGCAAGATCTCACCAGCAAAATACCCGTATTTTGACTTGGCAGAAGATCACACCGGCACAGTAGTCGATCTTGTCCATGAGAGCGGCCGGGACACACCGCTTGCACGAGTCCGCTTTGAAAACGGATCCATTTCCATGATTCCAGCGGTTCTTGGAACATCCATTGGCAGTACTATCAAATTTGGATTAAACGCAGATCTCAAGCAAGGAAACGTAATTAGCATTCAAAACATTCCAGACGGAACCGTCGTGTGCAACGTTGAAAAGCACTTTGGCGACGGTGGAGCAATTGCAAAGAGCGCAGGCGGCTCTGCAACCGTATTCTCGCATGGTACAGACGGTGTTATCATAAAACTACCATCTGGAGCATTTACTACACTAAACCCAAAGAATCGCGCCATGATTGGAGTACTGGCAGGAGGAGGAGCTGGAGACAGACCATTCCTTAATGCAGGAAACAAATGGAGAAGATACAGATCAAAGGGCCACAAATATCCAATAGTCAGGGGTGTAGCCCAAGCAGCATATGTCCATCCACACGGAGGAGGACGACACCAACACATGGGTGGTGGAGGAACAGTCGCAAGAGATGCACCACCAGGAGCAAAGGTAGGAAGCATTGCGGCAAGAAAGACTGGACGATCTCGAGTCAAAGAAAGAGCATAA
- a CDS encoding CDC48 family AAA ATPase, with protein MSQSALSLKVLEAYTRDVGRGVARIDYDSMDTLNASTGDVIEIKGKRRTVAKCLPLYPSDEGKGIIRIDGLGRNNAGIAIGDTITVRKIKAVAAEKVVVAPLEAIPPIDERYLADALESVPLIKGDNVMVPYFGGRLTFQVIGVTPAADAVLVTQKTVFHIAEKGETLRGVPQVTYEDIGGLTDEIKKVREMIELPLRHPEIFEKLGVEAPKGVLLYGPPGTGKTLLAKAVANESNAHFISISGPEIMSKFYGESEARLREIFKEAREKAPSIIFVDEIDSIAPKREEVTGEVERRVVSQMLSLMDGLEARGKVIVIAATNRPNAIDPALRRPGRFDREIEIKVPDKKGRKDILNIHTRNMPLVTEENDANYVNIDKIASVSHGYVGADLEYLCKEAAMKCLRRLLPELNLEDEKLPPETLDKLIVNNDDFQKALIEVTPSGMREVFIENPDVKWDDIGGLKEVKQQLQEAVEWPMKYPALYDKLGHRMPRGILLHGASGVGKTLLAKAVATESEANFVSVRGPELLSKWVGESERGIREIFRRARQASPCVVFFDEIDSIAPIRGAGAETAVTERVVSQLLTELDGMENMHGVIVLAATNRADMIDPALLRPGRFDKIIQIPMPDKDSRRQILEITAKSIPAVSDKNQLDYVNLDKIAEITDGMSGADVAAIANTAVSIVIHEYLDKHPTKEELEKASTDAKVTMRHFEEAVKKVKTQKDLKIGQKIAVPYYR; from the coding sequence ATGAGCCAGAGCGCCCTTTCTCTCAAAGTTCTTGAAGCATACACCCGAGATGTTGGGCGCGGGGTGGCAAGAATTGACTATGATTCTATGGATACGCTAAATGCCTCAACTGGTGATGTTATCGAGATTAAGGGAAAAAGAAGGACAGTTGCAAAATGCCTTCCGTTATACCCATCAGATGAGGGAAAGGGAATCATACGAATTGATGGCTTGGGTAGAAACAATGCTGGCATTGCGATTGGCGATACCATTACTGTTAGAAAGATAAAGGCGGTGGCTGCCGAAAAAGTAGTAGTTGCGCCACTAGAGGCAATTCCTCCAATTGATGAGAGGTATTTGGCTGATGCTCTAGAAAGCGTTCCACTAATCAAAGGTGACAATGTAATGGTGCCGTATTTTGGCGGACGATTGACATTTCAAGTAATTGGTGTTACTCCAGCAGCTGATGCAGTACTGGTGACACAGAAAACAGTTTTCCATATTGCAGAAAAAGGAGAAACACTAAGAGGAGTACCACAGGTAACATACGAAGACATTGGCGGGCTCACTGATGAAATCAAAAAGGTTCGCGAAATGATCGAGTTGCCACTACGACACCCAGAGATATTTGAAAAACTCGGAGTCGAAGCGCCAAAAGGCGTGCTTTTGTATGGTCCACCAGGAACTGGAAAGACATTGCTAGCAAAGGCAGTAGCAAATGAAAGCAATGCTCACTTTATCAGCATTTCAGGTCCGGAGATAATGAGCAAGTTTTACGGTGAAAGCGAAGCAAGACTCAGAGAAATATTCAAGGAGGCCAGAGAAAAGGCACCATCAATAATTTTCGTAGATGAAATAGATTCTATTGCGCCAAAAAGAGAAGAAGTAACTGGCGAAGTAGAACGACGCGTCGTATCACAAATGCTATCATTAATGGACGGACTGGAAGCAAGAGGTAAGGTAATTGTAATTGCCGCAACAAACAGACCAAATGCAATCGATCCAGCGTTAAGAAGACCTGGACGATTTGATCGAGAAATCGAAATCAAAGTACCAGACAAGAAAGGCCGAAAAGACATTCTCAACATTCACACAAGAAACATGCCGCTTGTAACAGAGGAAAATGACGCAAACTATGTCAATATTGACAAAATTGCCTCAGTTAGTCACGGCTATGTGGGCGCAGACTTGGAATATCTCTGCAAGGAAGCAGCAATGAAGTGCCTTCGAAGACTATTACCAGAGCTAAACCTAGAGGATGAAAAGCTACCACCGGAAACACTAGACAAGCTTATTGTGAACAATGATGATTTCCAAAAAGCACTCATCGAAGTAACCCCATCTGGAATGCGAGAGGTATTCATTGAAAACCCAGACGTAAAATGGGACGACATTGGCGGACTAAAGGAAGTAAAGCAGCAACTCCAAGAGGCAGTAGAGTGGCCAATGAAATATCCAGCACTATACGACAAGCTTGGCCATCGAATGCCAAGAGGAATTCTATTGCACGGAGCAAGTGGTGTTGGAAAGACATTGCTAGCAAAGGCAGTAGCAACTGAGAGTGAGGCAAACTTTGTCTCAGTAAGAGGACCAGAATTGTTATCAAAATGGGTTGGAGAATCAGAGCGAGGGATCAGAGAGATATTCCGACGTGCAAGACAGGCATCACCATGTGTTGTGTTTTTCGATGAAATTGATTCTATTGCACCAATTAGAGGAGCAGGTGCAGAAACGGCAGTAACTGAACGAGTAGTAAGTCAGCTTTTAACAGAACTGGACGGAATGGAAAACATGCATGGAGTAATTGTTCTTGCCGCAACAAACAGGGCAGATATGATAGATCCAGCATTGCTAAGACCAGGACGATTTGACAAGATTATACAGATTCCAATGCCAGACAAGGACAGCAGGCGACAAATTCTGGAAATCACCGCAAAGAGCATTCCTGCAGTATCTGACAAAAACCAACTTGACTATGTCAACTTGGACAAGATAGCAGAAATCACGGACGGAATGAGTGGAGCAGATGTGGCTGCAATTGCAAACACTGCAGTATCCATTGTAATTCACGAGTATCTAGACAAGCACCCAACAAAGGAAGAGCTTGAAAAGGCGTCGACTGATGCCAAAGTAACCATGAGACACTTTGAGGAAGCAGTCAAAAAGGTAAAGACCCAAAAAGACCTCAAGATTGGTCAAAAGATAGCAGTGCCGTACTATAGATAA
- the gatD gene encoding Glu-tRNA(Gln) amidotransferase subunit GatD yields MSEYRGYNGRALEFLKQNKVKVGDTVKIITDFEQTATIMPRYEHSDDSHIVVKFKSGYNVGLGLDKIKKIECLSNASSTLESNNIIKHNPALPKILLLSTGGTIASRIDYRTGSVTPALTAQELNASVPELAEIANIDAEVLFSEYSENITPEHWIKITQKLDSLAKSDYKGILVAHGTDTMQYTAAFLSFALAGFPKPIVLVGSQRSSDRPSSDAALNLIGATKFIVKSGANGVFVAMHNSENDDDIACHLGTRVRKNHTSRRNAFETVGAKPAFVVSGDSVIQNFARPYYNQKDYTPKIGLDSKVALVKYHPGYDSKLVENLLDSGYKAIIFEGTGLGHVGRTMYDVIKKAKQRDVFLGMTSQCLDGQVNMAIYESGRDLMHFGVVPLSDMISEIALVKAMWSLGTNAKNIKDIMLKNIASEFRE; encoded by the coding sequence ATGTCAGAATATAGAGGCTACAATGGCAGAGCCCTAGAATTCCTAAAACAAAACAAGGTCAAAGTAGGAGACACTGTCAAAATTATAACGGATTTTGAGCAGACGGCCACAATAATGCCAAGATATGAACACAGCGATGATTCGCATATTGTTGTAAAATTCAAGAGTGGTTACAATGTTGGCTTGGGACTAGACAAGATAAAAAAAATCGAGTGTCTATCCAATGCTTCGTCTACTTTAGAAAGTAACAATATCATAAAACACAATCCGGCATTGCCAAAAATTTTGTTGCTGTCCACGGGTGGAACAATTGCAAGTAGAATTGACTATAGAACAGGCAGTGTCACACCAGCACTAACTGCGCAAGAGCTAAATGCATCCGTGCCAGAACTGGCGGAAATTGCAAATATTGATGCTGAGGTGTTGTTTTCTGAATATTCAGAAAACATTACACCAGAACACTGGATAAAAATTACGCAAAAACTAGACTCGCTTGCAAAATCCGACTATAAGGGAATTCTGGTTGCGCATGGAACTGACACTATGCAATACACTGCAGCATTTTTGTCGTTTGCACTGGCTGGCTTTCCAAAGCCCATAGTTCTAGTTGGCTCGCAGAGATCATCAGACAGGCCGTCATCCGATGCCGCACTAAACCTAATTGGTGCTACAAAATTCATTGTAAAATCAGGCGCCAATGGGGTCTTTGTTGCAATGCACAATTCTGAGAATGATGACGATATTGCATGTCATCTTGGAACGCGTGTGCGAAAAAACCACACTAGCAGGAGAAATGCCTTTGAGACAGTTGGTGCAAAACCTGCATTTGTTGTATCTGGTGATTCAGTAATTCAGAACTTTGCTAGACCATATTATAACCAAAAAGACTATACCCCAAAGATAGGCCTAGATTCCAAAGTGGCGCTGGTAAAGTATCATCCTGGATATGATTCAAAACTAGTCGAAAATCTTCTAGACAGTGGATACAAGGCAATAATCTTTGAAGGAACAGGCCTTGGACATGTCGGCAGAACAATGTATGATGTTATAAAAAAAGCAAAACAGCGAGACGTTTTTTTGGGAATGACATCGCAATGCTTGGATGGCCAGGTAAACATGGCAATCTATGAGAGTGGAAGGGATCTGATGCATTTTGGCGTGGTTCCTTTGTCTGATATGATTTCTGAGATTGCACTTGTGAAAGCAATGTGGTCACTAGGCACAAATGCCAAAAACATCAAAGATATTATGCTAAAAAATATCGCATCTGAATTTAGGGAATAA
- the gatE gene encoding Glu-tRNA(Gln) amidotransferase subunit GatE — protein sequence MEPQIDKIGLKIGLEIHQQLATNKKLFCGCRQLELEEYPLRFTRKLRLAKSELGKYDPAALFESSKSKQIQYFANPQSSCLVEYDDEPPHKLDQDAKDTALIIASALKSDIFDESYVMRKIVIDGSNTSGFQRTMLVSQGGHIRVDGQDVGVQTICLEEDAAKLLKDTDSTREYALDRLGVPLVEIALEPVEGNPVFVKKIALTLGRLLRVTRRVTRGIGSIRQDVNVSVSGGGIVEVKGVQQLDQLEKVILYEAKRQHGLQIIAQKLEKIDLDSISREQSVDVTSFFADCKSKIIQKSIKDGYTIKSLGIKNFAGMFGYEPYEGIRLGKELGQQVRFFGIGGIFHSDELPNYGIEQDYVNKLRALLKLEKNDGFFIIAGPKDKLEFALDAVINRIKAAKNGVPAETRAATNTGETVFLRPRPGSSRMYPETDIPPILVSKQELEFAQRNVPKSWDETIADLQKKYGLNLQLAEQIFDSDYLELFESVCTKYKNPNFVASVLCSTITNLQRQGLDQMLLKPEHITRTFELLSDNKIAKESVEIIFENIMSGKIKSPDEFAQNQSSFDDLELEKFLDNLVQNNIGIIQKQGTHSTGMLMGMAMKSLRGKVSGEKISKSLESKIAKILEK from the coding sequence GTGGAGCCTCAAATAGACAAAATCGGCCTAAAGATAGGCCTTGAGATACACCAGCAACTGGCAACCAACAAAAAACTATTTTGTGGCTGCAGGCAACTAGAACTAGAAGAATATCCACTCCGATTTACAAGAAAATTGAGGCTGGCAAAAAGCGAGCTTGGCAAATACGACCCAGCCGCGCTCTTTGAATCATCAAAGTCAAAGCAAATCCAGTATTTTGCAAATCCACAAAGTAGTTGCCTTGTGGAATATGATGATGAACCCCCCCACAAGCTGGACCAAGACGCAAAAGACACTGCGTTGATCATTGCTTCTGCATTAAAATCGGATATTTTTGATGAAAGTTATGTTATGAGAAAAATAGTAATCGATGGCTCCAATACATCCGGATTTCAGAGAACCATGCTAGTATCACAAGGCGGACACATCAGAGTAGACGGCCAAGATGTTGGTGTCCAGACAATTTGCCTTGAAGAGGATGCTGCAAAACTGCTCAAAGATACAGATAGTACTAGAGAATATGCACTTGACAGACTTGGAGTACCGCTTGTAGAAATCGCACTAGAGCCAGTTGAAGGCAATCCAGTATTTGTGAAAAAAATCGCACTGACCCTTGGGAGACTGCTCAGAGTGACTCGTAGAGTGACTCGTGGAATAGGATCAATCAGGCAGGACGTAAATGTCTCAGTGTCTGGTGGTGGAATTGTAGAGGTAAAAGGAGTCCAGCAGCTAGACCAGCTTGAAAAAGTGATTTTGTATGAGGCAAAACGACAGCATGGATTACAGATAATAGCACAGAAGCTGGAAAAAATAGATCTTGACTCTATATCAAGGGAGCAGAGTGTTGATGTTACGTCATTTTTTGCAGATTGTAAATCAAAGATAATTCAGAAATCAATCAAGGACGGCTATACCATCAAGTCGCTGGGAATCAAAAATTTTGCGGGCATGTTTGGATATGAGCCGTATGAAGGAATACGATTAGGAAAAGAGCTTGGGCAACAAGTGCGATTTTTTGGAATTGGGGGAATTTTCCATTCTGATGAGCTGCCAAACTATGGCATAGAGCAAGACTATGTTAACAAATTGCGTGCACTACTAAAGTTAGAAAAAAATGACGGATTTTTCATAATTGCAGGTCCAAAAGACAAGCTAGAGTTTGCGTTAGATGCAGTAATTAACAGAATTAAAGCTGCAAAAAACGGAGTTCCTGCAGAAACCCGCGCTGCAACAAATACCGGTGAGACGGTATTTTTGAGGCCGAGGCCTGGCTCATCACGAATGTATCCAGAAACAGACATTCCTCCAATACTAGTAAGCAAGCAAGAACTTGAATTTGCACAAAGAAACGTTCCAAAATCTTGGGATGAAACAATAGCAGATCTACAAAAAAAATACGGACTAAACTTGCAGTTAGCAGAACAAATCTTTGATTCTGATTATTTAGAATTGTTCGAGTCAGTTTGCACAAAATACAAGAACCCAAATTTTGTGGCATCCGTCTTGTGTTCTACTATAACTAATCTGCAAAGACAGGGGCTAGATCAGATGTTGCTCAAGCCAGAACACATTACAAGAACATTTGAGTTATTATCAGATAATAAAATTGCAAAAGAGTCAGTCGAAATTATCTTTGAGAACATAATGTCTGGCAAAATAAAGTCGCCGGACGAATTTGCACAGAACCAATCTTCCTTTGACGATCTGGAACTAGAAAAATTCCTAGACAATCTGGTTCAGAACAACATCGGCATAATACAAAAACAAGGCACTCATTCTACAGGCATGCTCATGGGAATGGCAATGAAATCGCTTCGCGGCAAGGTTTCAGGCGAAAAAATAAGCAAATCCCTAGAGTCAAAAATTGCAAAAATATTAGAAAAATAA
- the dnaJ gene encoding molecular chaperone DnaJ, with translation MSAKRDYYEVLGVSKSDSTDTIKSQYRKLALKFHPDRNKSPEAAEHFKEISEAYAVLSDPEKKKLYDQYGHAGVDGKYSTEDIFSGARGNFDEVFSNFGAGGFDSIFESLFGRGGGFGGFSRQRGQDLLHEISVSLDDVFRGRKLEIDIKKNVDCKDCNGSGCSPGTRPETCSTCRGQGQVRITRNMGFSTFVTVQPCSKCHGEGKFISKPCSGCKGSGKTRGTKHISFDLPPGIDNGDYVISGEGESIPHGQNGDLVIRVRVQPHPYFKRDGADIFYDAKISIVDACLGKTIEVPTLEKPEKVKVEEGTQPNTITKLKGKGLPYMNSRGRGDQYVRLVIDIPTKLNKQQKELLEKLGKTFE, from the coding sequence ATGTCTGCAAAACGAGACTATTACGAGGTATTGGGAGTATCCAAATCTGATTCCACAGATACCATAAAATCGCAATACCGCAAGCTGGCACTAAAATTCCATCCTGACAGAAACAAGTCCCCTGAGGCTGCAGAACACTTTAAGGAAATCTCGGAAGCCTATGCAGTGCTTTCTGATCCTGAAAAGAAAAAGCTCTATGACCAATATGGCCATGCCGGAGTTGACGGCAAATACTCTACAGAGGATATTTTCTCTGGGGCGCGAGGAAACTTTGACGAAGTATTTTCTAATTTCGGTGCAGGCGGCTTTGATTCCATCTTTGAGTCATTGTTTGGACGTGGCGGAGGATTTGGCGGATTTTCAAGACAACGCGGCCAAGACCTTTTGCACGAAATATCAGTATCGCTTGATGATGTATTTAGGGGCAGAAAGCTAGAAATCGACATCAAAAAGAATGTTGACTGCAAGGACTGCAACGGATCTGGCTGTTCACCAGGTACACGACCGGAAACTTGTTCTACTTGTAGGGGTCAAGGCCAAGTAAGAATTACACGTAACATGGGATTCTCCACATTTGTTACTGTTCAGCCGTGCTCAAAGTGTCATGGCGAAGGAAAATTCATCTCAAAGCCTTGCTCTGGATGCAAGGGATCTGGAAAAACTCGCGGTACCAAACATATTTCATTTGATCTCCCGCCAGGAATTGACAACGGCGATTATGTGATCTCTGGCGAGGGTGAATCAATACCACACGGCCAAAATGGCGATCTTGTAATTCGAGTCAGAGTTCAACCACACCCATATTTCAAGAGGGATGGCGCAGACATTTTCTATGATGCCAAGATCTCTATAGTCGATGCATGTCTTGGCAAAACAATCGAAGTGCCCACGCTAGAAAAGCCAGAAAAAGTCAAAGTCGAGGAAGGAACACAGCCAAATACAATTACAAAGCTAAAGGGCAAAGGCCTTCCATACATGAATTCTAGGGGAAGAGGTGATCAGTATGTCAGACTGGTAATAGACATACCGACAAAACTGAACAAGCAGCAAAAGGAATTGCTAGAAAAACTCGGTAAAACCTTCGAATAA
- the dnaK gene encoding molecular chaperone DnaK, with protein MAKIIGIDLGTSNSAAAVMMGGKPALIPAAEGTSIGGKAFPSVVAFTKEGQLLVGEPARRQAVTNPDNTIIAAKRKMGSDHIFKVQGKDYKPQQISAFILQKIKKDAEAFLGEPVTKAVITVPAYFDDNQRQATKDAGTIAGLDVVRIINEPTAASLAFGLDKAGQDMKILVFDLGGGTLDVTIMEMGGGVFEVLSTSGDTQLGGTDMDKVLIDHVVNEFRKTTGIDLTKDSTAMTRIREASEKAKIELSTVMETDINLPFISYDQSSGPKNLELKLTRAKFEELIRPIVERCRTSIDNALRDAKLSATDVSKIVLVGGPTRIPMVKKFVGDVIGKSPESGVDPMEAVAMGAAIQAGIIAGDVTSDIVLLDVTPLTLGVETLGGLREPLIERNTTIPTSKTKVFTTAADNQTAVTIHVVQGERPMAADNVSLGSFNLAGIPPAPRGIPQIEVKFDIDANGIINVTAKDLGTSKEAKITIQAGTKLSKEEIDKLKQDAEKFAEEDKKKKESVDIKNEAESFVYTTEKLLTQDLKDKLTQEQGIKISESIKELKEVLDKTPDEIKPKLETLKTLVNQITTELYKNVQQPPQQEQQSGPSEQNTQNKGPTN; from the coding sequence ATGGCAAAAATAATTGGAATAGATCTTGGAACGAGTAACTCTGCGGCAGCTGTAATGATGGGAGGCAAGCCAGCCTTGATTCCAGCTGCCGAAGGCACCTCAATAGGTGGAAAAGCATTCCCATCTGTTGTCGCCTTTACAAAGGAAGGCCAACTACTGGTAGGCGAGCCAGCACGAAGACAGGCAGTCACAAATCCAGACAATACCATAATTGCGGCAAAAAGAAAGATGGGATCTGATCATATCTTCAAAGTACAGGGCAAAGACTACAAACCACAACAAATCTCTGCATTTATTTTACAAAAAATCAAAAAAGACGCCGAGGCATTCCTAGGCGAACCGGTAACCAAAGCAGTAATTACAGTTCCTGCATATTTTGATGACAACCAAAGACAGGCAACAAAGGATGCAGGAACAATTGCAGGCCTTGATGTTGTAAGGATCATCAATGAACCAACAGCGGCATCATTGGCATTTGGCCTAGACAAGGCAGGCCAAGACATGAAGATTCTTGTGTTTGATCTTGGAGGAGGAACATTAGATGTCACAATAATGGAAATGGGCGGTGGCGTCTTTGAAGTACTGAGCACATCAGGAGACACACAATTGGGCGGAACAGACATGGACAAAGTCCTAATTGATCATGTCGTAAACGAATTTCGCAAAACGACCGGAATTGATCTGACCAAAGACAGTACTGCAATGACAAGAATTCGAGAGGCATCGGAAAAAGCAAAGATAGAACTCTCCACAGTAATGGAAACTGACATTAACTTGCCGTTTATCTCATATGATCAGTCATCAGGTCCAAAAAATCTAGAGCTAAAACTCACTAGAGCAAAATTTGAAGAACTAATCAGACCAATTGTAGAGCGATGCAGAACCTCAATTGATAACGCATTGCGCGATGCAAAGCTTTCTGCAACAGATGTCTCAAAGATTGTACTGGTTGGCGGTCCTACACGAATCCCAATGGTCAAAAAATTCGTAGGTGACGTCATTGGCAAGAGCCCAGAGTCTGGCGTGGATCCGATGGAGGCAGTTGCAATGGGTGCCGCAATACAGGCAGGAATAATCGCAGGTGATGTTACCAGCGATATTGTATTGTTGGATGTAACCCCGTTAACCTTAGGAGTTGAAACACTAGGCGGCCTGCGAGAGCCACTAATTGAAAGGAACACAACAATTCCTACCTCAAAAACCAAAGTCTTTACAACAGCAGCAGACAATCAAACGGCAGTTACCATTCATGTAGTTCAAGGCGAGCGACCTATGGCAGCGGACAATGTATCGCTTGGCAGCTTCAATCTTGCCGGAATCCCGCCCGCACCAAGAGGAATTCCTCAAATCGAGGTCAAGTTCGACATTGATGCAAACGGAATCATAAATGTCACAGCAAAAGATCTAGGCACATCAAAGGAAGCAAAAATAACAATCCAGGCAGGCACCAAACTATCCAAGGAAGAAATTGATAAGCTAAAACAAGATGCGGAAAAGTTTGCCGAAGAAGACAAAAAGAAAAAAGAATCAGTCGACATCAAAAACGAGGCAGAAAGCTTTGTCTATACTACTGAAAAGCTTCTGACCCAAGACCTCAAAGACAAGCTGACGCAAGAACAAGGAATCAAAATCTCCGAGTCTATCAAGGAGCTCAAAGAAGTCTTGGATAAAACCCCAGATGAAATCAAACCAAAACTTGAGACACTAAAAACTCTGGTAAACCAAATCACAACCGAATTATACAAAAATGTCCAACAGCCACCACAACAAGAACAACAGTCAGGCCCATCTGAACAAAACACGCAGAATAAAGGCCCTACAAACTAA
- a CDS encoding nucleotide exchange factor GrpE, whose translation MSEQNEDQIASSVEQTLNNEIEQLKQSLTNCEDKLKRSLADYINLERKTKSDIQNGIAEKLDKFMIQFLTIYDDLVRAKEVLKKENPEAQGLDGILKNIDSLLESYGVTPINALGEIFDPNLHEAIAVINDNSLDDNTITKELRKGYISHNRTLRPTLVEISKKSQ comes from the coding sequence GTGTCAGAACAAAATGAAGATCAAATTGCTTCTTCTGTAGAGCAAACCCTAAACAATGAAATTGAGCAGCTAAAACAAAGCCTGACCAACTGCGAAGACAAACTTAAGCGATCGCTTGCTGATTATATCAATTTAGAGCGCAAGACCAAGTCTGACATACAAAACGGTATTGCAGAAAAACTAGACAAATTCATGATACAATTCCTAACAATATATGATGATCTAGTGCGTGCAAAGGAAGTCCTAAAAAAGGAAAACCCAGAAGCGCAAGGCCTAGATGGAATTCTAAAAAACATTGATTCGCTCTTGGAAAGCTATGGCGTCACGCCAATTAATGCACTAGGAGAGATATTTGATCCAAATCTGCATGAGGCAATTGCTGTCATAAACGATAATTCTCTGGATGACAACACAATTACAAAAGAATTAAGGAAAGGATATATTTCTCATAATAGGACGCTTAGACCGACACTAGTCGAAATATCAAAAAAATCGCAATAA